The proteins below come from a single Drosophila busckii strain San Diego stock center, stock number 13000-0081.31 chromosome X, ASM1175060v1, whole genome shotgun sequence genomic window:
- the LOC108605879 gene encoding E3 ubiquitin-protein ligase Kcmf1, whose amino-acid sequence MALHWNVKCDGCGKTNLLHYRYKCLRCTNYDLCSVCYENKVETGRHSKGHPFQCLLDRAARELFFAGQEIPDLCADSFTCPICGKMGHSVKELVKHVQAKHRGDITPVICPLCIAVPAADCMRINNLVNHVSLTHGAWMSILRIGGGAGGGGGGGNSPVAPSRTTGFELPPIHRTHSHQHPHPDTLCHSHSLHAAAAAETAAELRRQSRRSSPPPLPPLRNNATNQWLLSGSHSVGGSSASQEEDDGGSIPDSIPESWLPELSSLSGSMHTMRDQDLETSGGAASDQPQPQQLRRATPLAALHLETLSPEPNQQPEDPNHVLEDEFSDLDGDADNDNDGDADGDGDGDSAGTNEPSLFNYDRNSL is encoded by the coding sequence ATGGCGCTGCATTGGAATGTGAAGTGCGATGGGTGTGGCAAGACGAATCTGCTGCACTATCGCTACAAGTGTCTGCGTTGCACCAACTACGATTTGTGCAGCGTCTGCTATGAGAACAAGGTGGAGACTGGACGCCATAGCAAGGGTCATCCCTTTCAGTGTCTGCTGGATCGCGCGGCACGCGAACTCTTCTTTGCCGGGCAGGAGATTCCGGATTTGTGCGCCGACAGCTTCACCTGCCCCATTTGCGGCAAGATGGGGCATTCGGTCAAGGAGCTGGTGAAGCATGTCCAGGCAAAGCATCGCGGCGACATTACGCCCGTCATTTGTCCACTCTGCATTGCCGTGCCCGCCGCCGACTGCATGCGCATCAATAATCTGGTTAACCATGTCTCACTCACCCATGGCGCTTGGATGAGCATTTTGCGCATTGGCGGCGGCGccggcggtggcggtggcggcggcaacagtCCAGTCGCGCCGTCGCGCACCACAGGCTTCGAGCTGCCGCCCATACATCGCACCCATAGTCACCAACATCCCCATCCCGATACGCTCTGCCATTCGCATAGTCTGcatgccgccgctgccgccgaaACTGCCGCCGAACTGCGACGCCAGAGCCGGCGCAGCAgtccgccgccgctgccgccgctgcgcaACAATGCGACCAATCAGTGGCTGCTGagtggcagccacagcgttggcggcagcagcgcctcACAGGAGGAGGATGACGGCGGCTCCATACCGGACTCCATACCGGAGTCATGGCTGCCGGAGCTGAGCTCGCTGAGCGGCAGCATGCACACGATGCGCGACCAGGATCTGGAGACGAGCGGCGGCGCCGCCTCAGatcagccgcagccgcagcagctgcgacgcGCTACGccgctggctgcgctgcattTGGAGACGCTCAGTCCGGAGCCAAATCAGCAGCCTGAGGATCCCAATCACGTGCTGGAGGATGAGTTTAGCGATCTCGATGGCGATGCTGATAATGATAACGATGGCGATGctgatggcgatggcgatggcgacaGTGCTGGGACCAATGAGCCCTCGCTCTTCAACTACGATCGAAATTCGCTATAA